One genomic region from Jiangella sp. DSM 45060 encodes:
- the ddaH gene encoding dimethylargininase: MCRPEHFAVHYSINVWMDPSRPVNVDRALTQWDDLRATYERLGHRVHLLDPRPGLPDMVFAANGAFVVGDRALGARFRELVRADEAPAHRSWLEAAGVAVTEPVAVNEGEGDFAWAGGRILAGAGFRSDPAAHAELAAVFGVPVVPLELVDPRFYHLDTALAVLDSTTIAYFPPAFSPASQELLAGLFPEAIVATEADALVLGLNAVSDGRHVVLAAQAHDLADAVARAGFEPVPVDVSELLRSGGGVKCATLELHAPSIAEEHP, translated from the coding sequence ATGTGCCGTCCAGAACACTTCGCCGTCCATTACTCGATCAACGTATGGATGGATCCATCCCGACCCGTCAATGTTGATCGTGCGTTGACACAGTGGGACGACCTGCGCGCGACGTACGAGCGGTTGGGCCATCGCGTCCACCTGCTCGACCCGCGGCCCGGCCTGCCGGACATGGTGTTCGCGGCGAACGGCGCGTTCGTGGTCGGCGACCGCGCGCTCGGTGCCCGGTTCCGCGAGCTGGTCCGGGCCGACGAGGCGCCGGCGCACCGGTCGTGGCTGGAGGCCGCGGGCGTCGCCGTCACCGAGCCGGTCGCCGTCAACGAGGGCGAGGGCGACTTCGCGTGGGCCGGCGGGCGGATCCTGGCCGGCGCCGGGTTCCGGTCCGACCCCGCCGCGCACGCCGAGCTGGCCGCCGTCTTCGGGGTGCCGGTGGTGCCGCTGGAGCTGGTCGACCCGCGCTTCTACCACCTCGACACCGCGCTCGCCGTCCTCGACTCGACGACGATCGCGTACTTCCCGCCGGCGTTCTCGCCGGCCAGCCAGGAGCTGCTGGCCGGGCTGTTCCCCGAGGCGATCGTCGCCACCGAGGCCGACGCGCTCGTGCTCGGGCTGAATGCCGTCAGCGACGGCCGGCACGTGGTGCTCGCCGCACAGGCGCACGACCTCGCCGACGCCGTCGCCCGGGCCGGGTTCGAGCCGGTTCCCGTCGACGTCTCCGAGCTGTTGAGGTCCGGTGGCGGCGTCAAGTGCGCCACTCTGGAACTGCACGCCCCATCCATCGCCGAGGAGCACCCGTGA
- a CDS encoding Lrp/AsnC family transcriptional regulator — MTLDALDERIIRALMADGRASYGAIGQKVSLSAPAVKRRVDRLRARGVVTGFTVRVEPAEIGWSTEAYVELFCNPRTTGEQIARRVQTYPEVVEAFMVTGDADAMLHVFAGSMQHFERVLTEISAEPFVARTRSVLVLSPLLRRVQAPRTDADADVDADA, encoded by the coding sequence ATGACACTCGACGCGCTGGACGAGCGGATCATCCGGGCCCTCATGGCCGACGGCCGGGCCAGCTACGGCGCCATCGGCCAGAAGGTCAGCCTGTCCGCGCCCGCCGTCAAGCGCCGCGTCGACCGGCTGCGCGCCCGCGGCGTCGTCACCGGGTTCACCGTCAGGGTCGAACCGGCCGAGATCGGCTGGAGCACCGAGGCGTACGTCGAGCTGTTCTGCAACCCGCGCACGACCGGCGAGCAGATCGCCCGCCGCGTGCAGACCTACCCGGAGGTCGTCGAGGCGTTCATGGTCACCGGCGACGCCGACGCCATGCTGCACGTCTTCGCCGGGAGCATGCAGCACTTCGAGCGCGTGCTGACGGAGATCTCCGCCGAGCCGTTCGTCGCCCGCACCCGCAGCGTGCTGGTGCTGTCGCCGCTGCTCCGGCGCGTGCAGGCGCCCCGAACCGACGCGGACGCCGACGTGGACGCCGACGCCTGA
- a CDS encoding NlpC/P60 family protein produces MRNRFVAGVFATALAAGVVGPAHADPAVPTESELQDARDAEAAAAGDVAALEARLADLTAQVDALYIAAAKAIEAYNGARVLLEQATEAEATARAAAEQRAAEAEQARIELGRMAAATYSQGGQLAGVGMVLGADDGQALYEGMGALRAVTRSQATIAQRARDARHEADDAAALAATALAERSAAAEQADTARAAAEAAVAGQEQAVAAVEEQRGAAITQLAAARGTTVALERQRQEALAAEQEQAEEEQAEQPTAPPQPTTEPSVGPPDDPTVPVEPPPTTPPQPTTEPSPPQPTTPPQPTTPPEPPEPPVPPQPTVEPSPEPTEEPEEPEQPDPPANGAQAAVDYAYAQVGKPYEWGADGPNSFDCSGLTMRAWEAGGVGLPHWSVAQAQAVDRVSYSDLRPGDLIFWSDNGQASGVYHVGLYIGGGRMIHAPRPGKNVEVQNVFYWVDPSFYGRV; encoded by the coding sequence GTGCGGAATCGGTTCGTGGCAGGGGTGTTCGCCACCGCGCTGGCCGCCGGCGTGGTCGGGCCGGCGCACGCCGACCCGGCCGTTCCCACCGAGTCCGAGCTCCAGGACGCCCGCGACGCCGAGGCGGCCGCCGCCGGTGACGTGGCGGCGCTGGAGGCGCGGCTGGCCGATCTGACGGCGCAGGTCGACGCGCTGTACATCGCGGCGGCCAAGGCGATCGAGGCCTACAACGGCGCCCGGGTGCTGCTCGAGCAGGCCACCGAGGCGGAGGCGACGGCGCGCGCGGCGGCCGAGCAGCGGGCGGCCGAGGCCGAGCAGGCCCGCATCGAACTGGGCCGTATGGCCGCGGCGACGTACAGCCAGGGCGGCCAGCTGGCCGGCGTCGGCATGGTGCTCGGCGCCGACGACGGGCAGGCGCTCTACGAGGGCATGGGCGCGCTGCGCGCCGTCACCCGTTCTCAGGCCACCATCGCGCAGCGGGCCCGCGACGCCCGGCACGAGGCCGACGACGCGGCGGCACTGGCGGCCACGGCGCTGGCGGAGCGGTCCGCGGCGGCCGAGCAGGCCGACACCGCGCGCGCCGCCGCCGAGGCCGCCGTCGCCGGGCAGGAGCAGGCCGTCGCCGCCGTCGAGGAGCAGCGCGGCGCCGCCATCACCCAGCTCGCCGCGGCCCGAGGCACCACCGTCGCGCTGGAGCGGCAGCGTCAGGAGGCGCTCGCCGCCGAGCAGGAGCAGGCCGAGGAAGAGCAGGCGGAGCAGCCGACCGCCCCGCCGCAGCCGACCACCGAGCCGTCGGTCGGCCCGCCGGACGACCCGACCGTGCCGGTCGAGCCGCCGCCGACCACCCCGCCGCAGCCGACGACGGAGCCGAGCCCGCCGCAGCCCACGACGCCGCCGCAGCCCACGACGCCGCCGGAGCCGCCTGAGCCACCGGTCCCGCCGCAGCCCACCGTCGAGCCGTCGCCGGAGCCGACCGAGGAACCGGAGGAGCCCGAGCAGCCGGACCCGCCGGCCAACGGCGCCCAGGCCGCCGTCGACTACGCGTACGCGCAGGTCGGCAAGCCGTACGAGTGGGGCGCCGACGGCCCGAACAGCTTCGACTGCTCCGGCCTCACCATGCGGGCCTGGGAGGCCGGCGGTGTGGGTCTGCCGCACTGGAGCGTCGCCCAGGCGCAGGCGGTCGACCGCGTCTCGTACTCCGACCTGCGCCCCGGCGACCTGATCTTCTGGTCCGACAACGGACAGGCCTCCGGCGTGTACCACGTGGGCCTGTACATCGGCGGCGGCCGGATGATCCACGCGCCGCGGCCGGGCAAGAACGTCGAGGTCCAGAACGTCTTCTACTGGGTCGACCCGTCCTTCTACGGCCGCGTCTAG
- a CDS encoding inorganic diphosphatase: MEFDVTIEIPAGSRNKYEMDHETGRIKLDRRLFTSTRYPHDYGFIDDTLGLDGDPLDALVLLEEPTFPGCLIRCRAVGMFRMKDEAGGDDKVLCVPAGDPRKSTFQDIGDVPEFDRLEIQHFFEIYKDLEPGKSVEGATWVDRGAAEEEIKASRQRLIDSGGTH, encoded by the coding sequence GTGGAGTTCGACGTCACCATCGAGATACCGGCCGGGAGCCGGAACAAGTACGAAATGGACCACGAGACCGGCCGCATCAAACTCGACCGCCGGCTCTTCACGTCGACGCGCTACCCCCACGACTACGGGTTCATCGACGACACCCTGGGGCTCGACGGCGATCCGCTCGACGCCCTGGTGCTGCTCGAGGAGCCGACGTTCCCGGGGTGCCTCATCCGCTGCCGCGCCGTCGGCATGTTCCGGATGAAGGACGAGGCCGGCGGCGACGACAAGGTGCTCTGCGTGCCCGCGGGCGACCCGCGGAAGAGCACGTTCCAGGACATCGGCGACGTCCCCGAGTTCGACCGGCTGGAGATCCAGCACTTCTTCGAGATCTACAAGGACCTCGAGCCGGGCAAGTCGGTCGAGGGCGCCACCTGGGTCGACCGCGGCGCCGCCGAGGAGGAGATCAAGGCCTCCCGCCAGCGCCTGATCGACTCAGGCGGGACGCACTAG
- the dacB gene encoding D-alanyl-D-alanine carboxypeptidase/D-alanyl-D-alanine-endopeptidase → MWRRVAIATGCVVVLAAGAGVVLDRTTGLPWIDDEAAAETPLFRPAAAPAPTWTPAPGVLAAPADAGATGEPAVGDVLAPALGAAGLGGRVGVSVVDLVTGTPSYETAGADPHTPASTLKILTGAAALHALGPDHRFTTRVVSGPDPSAVTLVGGGDPTLTAGDDGTGTRLAGLAAATAQALTDAGVSSVTLSYDASLFSGPAADPDWSPGYIPSVVSPTTALAADIMDRPSDPPLDAAEEFAGLLADHGIAVDGDPAEAVAPADAPELASVASAPLATIVEDILTSSDNDGAEVLARHVALASGAAGTSEAAGPAIVAALADLGLDASGATLLDGSGLARGSAVPATLITQTLALAAGPDHPELRAVVTGLPVAAFTGTLADRFDDSAAAGLVRAKTGTLTGVSALAGVVVAADGVAYAFAVLADDVGNTTEARAALDDVAAALAGCGCA, encoded by the coding sequence ATGTGGAGGCGGGTCGCGATCGCGACGGGCTGCGTGGTCGTGCTGGCCGCCGGCGCCGGTGTCGTGCTCGACCGCACCACCGGCCTGCCCTGGATCGACGACGAGGCGGCGGCCGAGACGCCGCTGTTCCGGCCGGCGGCGGCGCCCGCTCCGACGTGGACCCCGGCGCCGGGCGTTCTGGCTGCTCCGGCCGACGCCGGCGCGACGGGTGAGCCGGCCGTCGGCGACGTGCTCGCCCCGGCGCTGGGCGCGGCCGGGCTGGGCGGTCGCGTCGGGGTCAGCGTCGTGGACCTCGTCACCGGGACGCCGTCCTACGAGACCGCCGGCGCCGACCCGCACACGCCGGCCAGCACGCTGAAGATCCTCACCGGCGCCGCCGCGCTGCACGCGCTCGGTCCGGACCACCGGTTCACCACCCGCGTCGTCAGCGGGCCGGACCCGTCCGCCGTCACACTGGTCGGCGGCGGCGACCCCACGCTCACGGCCGGCGACGACGGCACCGGCACCCGGCTGGCCGGCCTCGCCGCGGCGACGGCGCAGGCGCTGACCGACGCCGGGGTGTCGTCGGTGACGCTGTCGTACGACGCGTCGCTGTTCAGCGGGCCGGCCGCGGACCCCGACTGGAGCCCCGGCTACATCCCCAGCGTCGTCTCGCCCACGACCGCGCTGGCCGCCGACATCATGGACCGCCCGTCCGACCCGCCGCTCGACGCGGCCGAGGAGTTCGCCGGCCTGCTCGCCGACCACGGCATCGCGGTCGACGGCGACCCGGCCGAGGCCGTCGCACCCGCCGACGCCCCCGAGCTGGCCTCCGTCGCGTCCGCACCGCTCGCGACGATCGTCGAGGACATCCTCACCAGCAGCGACAACGACGGCGCCGAGGTGCTGGCCCGGCACGTCGCGCTCGCGTCCGGCGCGGCCGGGACGTCCGAGGCGGCCGGCCCGGCCATCGTCGCGGCGCTCGCGGACCTCGGCCTCGACGCGTCCGGCGCCACGCTGCTCGACGGCAGCGGGCTGGCACGCGGCAGCGCCGTCCCGGCCACGCTGATCACCCAGACGTTGGCCCTGGCCGCCGGGCCGGACCACCCGGAGCTGCGCGCCGTCGTCACCGGGCTGCCGGTCGCCGCGTTCACCGGCACGCTCGCCGACCGGTTCGACGACTCCGCCGCGGCCGGTCTGGTCCGCGCCAAGACCGGCACGCTCACCGGCGTCAGTGCCCTGGCCGGCGTCGTGGTCGCCGCCGACGGCGTCGCGTACGCGTTCGCGGTGCTCGCCGACGACGTCGGCAACACGACGGAGGCGCGGGCCGCCCTCGACGACGTCGCGGCCGCCCTCGCCGGCTGCGGCTGCGCATAG
- a CDS encoding zinc-dependent metalloprotease, producing the protein MTTADSAPDMVDWDLAVATAQRLAGPGPSVTDSEAREAVAELRRLATEAEAHVNGFTGLDASLGYAPLVVVDRGNWARANAQSMRTIIAPLQRKLQKGREHSPFQRVGPKVTGLQTGALLAFLASKVLGQFDPFWAGKLGGPDDGAQGRLLLVAPNIVHVERELGVDPHDFRLWVTLHEETHRVQFTAVPWLRDHLASEIEAFVEATDVDPGAFLTRARDAIRALGETARSADGGGSVLDLVQTPAQKAVLDRVTAFMSLLEGHADVVMDGVGPDVIPSVETIRRRFQRRRYSSVGLDRTIRRLLGLDAKMRQYRDGAAFVNAVVGRVGMPGFNRIWESPATLPTKDEIADPVAWVRRVHGQPALG; encoded by the coding sequence ATGACGACCGCTGACTCCGCTCCCGACATGGTCGACTGGGATCTCGCGGTCGCGACGGCGCAACGACTGGCCGGTCCCGGGCCGTCGGTCACCGACTCCGAGGCCCGCGAGGCCGTGGCGGAGTTGCGCCGGCTCGCGACCGAGGCCGAGGCGCACGTCAACGGCTTCACCGGTCTCGACGCCTCGCTCGGCTACGCGCCGCTGGTGGTCGTCGACCGCGGCAACTGGGCCCGGGCCAACGCCCAGAGCATGCGCACGATCATCGCGCCGCTGCAGCGCAAGCTGCAGAAGGGCCGCGAGCACAGCCCGTTCCAGCGGGTCGGCCCGAAGGTCACCGGGCTGCAGACCGGCGCGCTGCTGGCGTTCCTGGCCAGCAAGGTGCTCGGCCAGTTCGACCCGTTCTGGGCCGGCAAGCTGGGCGGACCCGACGACGGCGCACAGGGCCGGCTGCTGCTGGTCGCGCCGAACATCGTCCACGTCGAGCGCGAACTGGGCGTCGACCCACACGACTTCCGGCTCTGGGTCACACTGCACGAAGAGACCCACCGCGTGCAGTTCACCGCGGTCCCGTGGCTGCGCGACCACCTCGCCAGTGAGATCGAAGCGTTCGTCGAGGCCACCGACGTCGACCCCGGCGCGTTCCTCACCCGCGCCCGCGACGCCATCCGGGCCCTCGGCGAGACCGCCCGGTCCGCCGACGGCGGCGGCTCCGTCCTCGATCTCGTGCAGACGCCGGCGCAGAAGGCCGTCCTCGACCGCGTCACCGCGTTCATGTCGCTGCTCGAGGGGCACGCCGACGTCGTCATGGACGGCGTCGGGCCCGACGTCATCCCGTCGGTCGAGACCATCCGGCGCCGGTTCCAGCGCCGCCGCTACTCCTCCGTCGGGCTCGACCGCACCATCCGCCGGCTGCTCGGCCTCGACGCCAAGATGCGCCAGTACCGCGACGGCGCCGCCTTCGTCAACGCCGTCGTCGGCCGCGTCGGCATGCCGGGCTTCAACCGCATCTGGGAGTCGCCGGCCACGCTGCCGACCAAGGACGAGATCGCCGATCCCGTCGCCTGGGTGCGCCGGGTGCACGGCCAGCCGGCGCTGGGCTGA
- the tilS gene encoding tRNA lysidine(34) synthetase TilS: MGHPHLDVRRAVRSALADLADGSTVLVACSGGADSLSLAAATAWVAARSSGALRAGAVCVDHGLQDRSAARARAAASALVRLGLDPVTTVHLDASRGPDGPEGNARAARYAALAAAASRVGASAVLLGHTLDDQAETVLLGLARGSGSRSLSGMAVRSGSLRRPLLGLRRSVVRAALPAGLVAWEDPHNEDDAYARARVRHRVLPVLEAELGPGVAEALARTAALARADADALDAAAAAAFAALTEPSASAAASAAGSTSGAAASASAVAGAAAALAADAALAADAGAALASDAGAALASDAALASDAGAALASDAALAAGAGAALDPSADRRDRTQTPPGPGGAPPYGRAPTTSADDAVAPAHADAAASGRAGALDGAEPVVPVGAAAAALERAGALDGAEPAVPAGAAAAAPARAATSPGLDVAELAVLPQAVRWRVLRRAAIAAGSPPTDLTAAHVAAVDTLVTGWRGQAGIDLPGGLRATRRDGRLHFT; encoded by the coding sequence ATGGGGCACCCGCACCTCGACGTCCGGCGGGCCGTGCGCTCTGCGCTCGCGGACCTCGCCGATGGCTCGACCGTGCTCGTGGCCTGCTCCGGCGGGGCCGACTCGCTCTCGCTGGCGGCGGCGACGGCCTGGGTGGCCGCCCGTTCGTCCGGAGCGCTGCGGGCCGGCGCCGTCTGCGTCGACCATGGGTTGCAGGACAGGTCGGCGGCGCGGGCGCGTGCGGCGGCCTCGGCGCTGGTGCGGCTCGGCCTGGACCCCGTCACCACGGTCCACCTCGACGCGTCGCGGGGGCCGGACGGTCCCGAGGGCAACGCGCGGGCGGCCCGGTACGCGGCCCTGGCGGCGGCGGCGTCGCGGGTGGGCGCGTCGGCGGTGCTGCTGGGCCACACCCTGGACGACCAGGCCGAGACGGTGCTGCTGGGGTTGGCGCGCGGGTCGGGGTCGCGGTCGCTGTCGGGCATGGCGGTGCGCTCCGGTTCGCTTCGGCGCCCGCTCCTCGGCCTGCGCCGCTCGGTGGTGCGGGCGGCGCTGCCGGCCGGGCTCGTCGCGTGGGAGGACCCGCACAACGAGGACGACGCATATGCGCGGGCGCGGGTGCGGCACCGGGTGCTGCCGGTGCTCGAGGCCGAGCTGGGTCCCGGTGTCGCCGAGGCACTGGCCCGCACCGCCGCCCTCGCCCGCGCCGACGCGGATGCGCTGGACGCCGCCGCGGCCGCCGCGTTCGCGGCGCTGACGGAGCCGTCGGCGTCCGCGGCGGCGTCCGCGGCGGGGTCGACGTCGGGGGCTGCGGCGTCGGCGTCCGCGGTGGCGGGCGCGGCCGCAGCGCTGGCGGCCGACGCGGCGCTGGCGGCGGACGCGGGGGCGGCGCTGGCGTCGGACGCGGGGGCGGCGCTGGCGTCGGACGCGGCGCTGGCGTCGGACGCGGGGGCGGCGCTGGCGTCGGACGCGGCGCTGGCGGCCGGGGCGGGGGCGGCGCTGGACCCGTCCGCTGATCGTCGCGACCGTACGCAGACCCCGCCCGGCCCGGGTGGGGCCCCACCCTACGGGCGGGCACCGACAACGTCCGCCGACGACGCGGTCGCGCCGGCTCACGCCGACGCCGCTGCGTCCGGACGCGCCGGTGCCCTGGACGGTGCTGAGCCCGTTGTGCCGGTCGGCGCCGCGGCCGCTGCGCTGGAGCGCGCCGGTGCCCTGGATGGAGCTGAGCCCGCCGTGCCGGCCGGCGCCGCGGCCGCTGCGCCCGCCCGCGCCGCGACCTCGCCGGGGCTGGACGTCGCCGAATTGGCGGTGTTACCGCAGGCGGTCCGCTGGAGGGTGCTGCGCCGGGCCGCGATCGCCGCCGGGAGTCCGCCCACCGACCTCACCGCGGCCCACGTCGCCGCCGTCGACACGCTCGTCACGGGGTGGAGGGGGCAGGCCGGCATCGACCTCCCCGGCGGCCTGCGCGCCACCCGCCGCGACGGCCGCCTGCACTTCACCTAG
- the hpt gene encoding hypoxanthine phosphoribosyltransferase, with protein MDPEDVDGDLEQILLTEEQIQDKLAELAAAIERDYDGKDLLLVGVLKGAVMVMADLSRHLSRHVEQDWMAISSYGSGTRSSGVVRIVKDLDTDITDRHVLVVEDIIDTGLTLSWLVSNLRSRGPASVEVCTLLRKPEAAKTAVDVRYVGYDIPNAFVVGYGLDYAERYRNLRVVGTLAPHVYS; from the coding sequence GTGGATCCAGAAGACGTCGACGGTGACCTCGAGCAGATCCTCCTCACCGAGGAGCAGATCCAGGACAAACTGGCGGAGCTGGCGGCCGCCATCGAGCGTGACTACGACGGCAAGGATCTCCTGCTCGTCGGCGTGCTCAAGGGCGCGGTCATGGTCATGGCCGACCTCAGCCGGCACCTGTCGCGGCACGTCGAGCAGGACTGGATGGCCATCTCGTCCTACGGGTCGGGCACGAGGTCCAGCGGCGTCGTCCGCATCGTCAAGGACCTCGACACCGACATCACCGACCGCCACGTGCTCGTCGTCGAGGACATCATCGACACCGGGCTGACGCTGTCGTGGCTGGTGTCGAACCTGCGCTCGCGCGGGCCGGCGTCGGTCGAGGTGTGCACGCTGCTGCGCAAACCCGAGGCCGCGAAGACCGCCGTCGACGTCAGGTACGTCGGCTACGACATCCCCAACGCGTTCGTCGTCGGCTACGGCCTCGACTACGCCGAGAGGTACCGCAACCTGCGGGTCGTCGGCACGCTGGCACCCCACGTCTACAGCTGA
- the ftsH gene encoding ATP-dependent zinc metalloprotease FtsH has protein sequence MNAKRFTRPLIWLLVFVLAAVVLSSVLDRAGGAEKVDTARIVSEIEAGNVQSAKITGGETQEIELTLADSDNTKIVSQYVEGQGLQLQESLQRLHDEDGTKLESYNVEVPQPSILWGILGTLLPFLILGALIFFFMTQMQGGGGRVMQFGKSRAKLASKDAPKTTFADVAGANEAIEELHEIKEFLQEPGKFQAVGAKIPKGVLLYGSPGTGKTLLARAVAGEAGVPFYSISGSDFVEMFVGVGASRVRDLFKEAKENAPAIVFVDEIDAVGRHRGAGMGGGHDEREQTLNQLLVEMDGFDVKTNVILIAATNRPDILDPALLRPGRFDRQIAVEPPDLEGREKILGVHARGKPLTEDADLRAVARRTPGFTGADLANVLNEAALLTARRNEKQITPQALDEAIDRVVAGPQKSSRIMKDDEKRMTAYHEGGHALVAAALHHTDPVHKVTILPRGGALGYTMVLPDEDKYSTTRNEMLDQLAYMMGGRAAEEMVFHDPTTGASNDIDKATTLARRMVTQYGMTERLGAIKFGSDRSEPFLGRDMGHERDYSETVAGIVDEEVRKLIETAHQEAFDILVENREILDQLVIALLERETLNKEEVAEVFAAIRKRGRRPAWTGSATRKPSERGPVAFPIKVSTNGHHAEEQAAITVAPDPTPVLPPMPKPEGPAEG, from the coding sequence ATGAACGCCAAGCGATTCACGCGACCACTCATCTGGTTGCTCGTCTTCGTGCTCGCCGCCGTCGTGCTGAGCAGTGTGCTCGACCGTGCCGGCGGCGCGGAGAAGGTCGACACCGCTCGCATCGTCTCCGAGATCGAGGCCGGCAACGTCCAGTCCGCGAAGATCACCGGTGGTGAGACTCAGGAGATCGAGCTCACCCTCGCCGACTCCGACAACACCAAGATCGTCTCCCAGTACGTCGAGGGTCAGGGCCTGCAGCTGCAGGAGTCGCTGCAGCGGCTGCACGACGAGGACGGCACCAAGCTCGAGAGCTACAACGTCGAGGTGCCGCAGCCGAGCATCCTGTGGGGCATCCTCGGCACGCTGCTGCCGTTCCTGATCCTCGGTGCGCTGATCTTCTTCTTCATGACGCAGATGCAGGGCGGCGGCGGCCGCGTCATGCAGTTCGGCAAGTCGCGCGCCAAGCTGGCCAGCAAGGACGCGCCGAAGACGACGTTCGCTGACGTCGCCGGCGCCAACGAGGCCATCGAGGAGCTCCACGAGATCAAGGAGTTCCTGCAAGAGCCGGGCAAGTTCCAGGCCGTCGGCGCGAAGATCCCGAAGGGCGTGCTGCTGTACGGCTCGCCCGGTACCGGCAAGACGCTGCTGGCGCGCGCGGTCGCCGGCGAGGCGGGCGTGCCGTTCTACTCCATCTCCGGTTCCGACTTCGTCGAGATGTTCGTCGGTGTCGGCGCCTCCCGGGTCCGCGACCTGTTCAAGGAGGCCAAGGAGAACGCGCCGGCCATCGTGTTCGTCGACGAGATCGACGCGGTCGGGCGGCACCGTGGCGCCGGCATGGGCGGCGGCCACGACGAGCGCGAGCAGACGCTGAACCAGCTGCTGGTCGAGATGGACGGCTTCGACGTCAAGACGAACGTCATCCTGATCGCCGCCACCAACCGGCCCGACATCCTCGACCCCGCGCTGCTGCGTCCGGGCCGATTCGACCGGCAGATCGCGGTCGAGCCGCCCGACCTCGAGGGCCGCGAGAAGATCCTGGGCGTCCACGCCCGGGGCAAGCCGTTGACGGAGGACGCCGACCTCCGCGCGGTGGCGCGCCGCACGCCGGGCTTCACCGGCGCCGACCTCGCCAACGTGCTGAACGAGGCCGCGCTGCTGACCGCGCGCCGCAACGAGAAGCAGATCACGCCGCAGGCGCTCGACGAGGCCATCGACCGCGTGGTGGCGGGCCCGCAGAAGAGCTCGCGCATCATGAAGGACGACGAGAAGCGCATGACCGCCTACCACGAGGGCGGGCACGCGCTGGTGGCGGCGGCGCTGCACCACACCGACCCGGTGCACAAGGTGACGATCCTGCCGCGCGGCGGCGCACTCGGCTACACCATGGTGCTGCCCGACGAGGACAAGTACTCCACCACGCGCAACGAGATGCTCGACCAGCTCGCCTACATGATGGGCGGGCGGGCCGCCGAGGAGATGGTGTTCCACGACCCCACCACGGGGGCGTCCAACGACATCGACAAGGCCACCACGCTGGCCCGGCGCATGGTCACGCAGTACGGCATGACGGAGCGGCTGGGCGCCATCAAGTTCGGCTCCGACCGGTCCGAGCCGTTCCTGGGCCGCGACATGGGCCACGAGCGCGACTACTCCGAGACCGTCGCCGGCATCGTCGACGAAGAGGTGCGCAAGCTCATCGAGACCGCGCACCAGGAGGCCTTCGACATCCTGGTCGAGAACCGCGAGATCCTCGACCAGCTCGTCATCGCGCTGCTCGAGCGCGAGACGCTGAACAAGGAAGAGGTCGCCGAGGTCTTCGCCGCCATCCGCAAGCGCGGCCGGCGTCCCGCGTGGACCGGTTCGGCCACGCGCAAGCCGTCCGAGCGCGGCCCGGTCGCGTTCCCGATCAAGGTCTCGACCAACGGCCACCACGCCGAGGAGCAGGCCGCCATCACCGTCGCGCCCGACCCCACCCCGGTGCTGCCGCCGATGCCGAAGCCCGAGGGCCCGGCCGAGGGCTGA
- the folE gene encoding GTP cyclohydrolase I FolE, whose amino-acid sequence MNAEPVPTPPPGQFDHARVEAAVRELLVAIGEDPERDGLLDTPSRVARAYAEMFGGLHQDPADVLTTTFELGHDEMVLVKDIELASMCEHHLVPFYGFAHVGYIPGPSGRIAGLSKLARLVDVYAKRPQVQERLTSQVANSLVELLKPAGVIVVVEAEHLCMTMRGVRKPGAKTVTSAVRGQLRDATTRAEAMSLIIGH is encoded by the coding sequence GTGAACGCGGAGCCGGTGCCGACGCCGCCGCCCGGGCAGTTCGATCACGCCCGGGTGGAGGCGGCCGTGCGCGAGCTGCTGGTCGCCATCGGGGAAGACCCCGAGCGTGACGGCCTGCTCGACACCCCGTCGCGGGTCGCGCGGGCGTACGCCGAGATGTTCGGCGGGCTGCACCAAGACCCCGCCGACGTCCTCACCACCACGTTCGAGCTGGGCCATGACGAGATGGTGCTGGTCAAGGACATCGAGCTGGCCTCCATGTGCGAGCACCACCTCGTCCCGTTCTACGGCTTCGCCCACGTCGGCTACATCCCCGGCCCGTCCGGCCGCATCGCCGGACTGTCCAAGCTGGCCCGCCTGGTCGACGTCTACGCCAAGCGGCCGCAGGTGCAGGAGCGGCTCACGTCGCAGGTCGCCAACTCGCTGGTCGAGCTGCTCAAGCCGGCCGGCGTCATCGTCGTCGTCGAGGCCGAGCACCTGTGCATGACGATGCGCGGCGTCCGCAAGCCGGGCGCCAAGACGGTCACCAGCGCGGTCCGTGGTCAGCTGCGCGACGCCACCACCCGCGCCGAGGCGATGAGCCTGATCATCGGGCACTAG